The genome window GACAATCCGCTCGAGGTTCTGCTTGTCCTCCAGGAGTTCGAACAACGTCTTCACGTCCATTCTGTCCTTGGCATTGGTCTGGTTCACGTTCTGCTCCAACAGTCCTAATCCCATTTGAGCGATGCTGCGCTTGGACGCATGCAAAGCGCGCAACTCCTCCACCTTGAAAACGAAAGGGGAGCCATTAAACCGCTTCGCGGGGGAGAAAAGGGCTTTCCCGGAGAATTCGAGCAGCACCTTCCCCAGATCCACATCTGCCTGGGAATAGCCTTTAGCCAGGGTGCCCTTCAATTTGATTCTGTATAAGGGCAACAACCCCACGTGGGACGTCAGGTCTTTGGAAATTATCTCCCGGCAACGCTTTAGGATATTCTCGGGCCGGGCATCCTTGAACTTAAGGCAATGATAATAGAGTTTTCGCTGTTCGGGGAGGCGATGAAAAACCAATTCCCGGGTGCGGGTGTCATAGAGGTACCATCCCTTCTCCTTCTGCCCCTCCAACCGTTTCATTTGAGTAAACACCGTGGATCCTGGAATGATCAAGCGTTTCCCCCCCCATTCCGTGAGGGAGGTCCAATGCAAATGCCCGTTAACGAGAAGATCGAAGCCCGAGGGAAGATCTTCCAATCCGATGGTGGCGACCATATCATCCTTGGAAGGAAGGAATTCCTTGATGGACTGGTGGAGGACGAGGAGATTGGGCATGCCCGCTTTTGGTTGGGGGTTATATAGTTTCAGGGCTTCAAGGGCGCGCTTCTCGGGAATACCTGGCATACCATGAATGGCCACTTTTTCTGTTTCCCCACCAGGACCTTTTTTTTCCACCTCCACATGGGACGCGTGCAAACACACAAGGAAATTTCCGGTGTGCAACACATGCAACGCATTCGTGAGTCCCTTGGCACGGTATTCGTGCGTGCCCGCGATGGCGATGACGGGAATTCCCTGGAAAGAAAAAGCATTGGCATCCCCCTCCCGGGGAAAATGGGTGATGGAAATATTTTCAGGGGAAGGGGCCCGCTGGAGAATTCTGAAAAGGGTGAAACACTCATCCCATACCTCCTGCTCGGGAATCTTGTGGTCGAAAAGGTCCCCGGGGTGAAGGATCACATCCGGCTTCTCTTGGATGATGCCCTCCACGGCCTGCCTGAAACCCGCGAACGCATCCTCCCCCCGGGAGGTTCCGCGGGCATACCCCAAATGGGTGTCGGAAACGATGGCGATGCGCATGGAAAGAATAGGACTCAAAACCATTTAAGAGTTGACCTAGGAGATTGGCTATATGGGGATTTAAGTGTGAAATAGGATACGCCAGAATCTTAACTTGCCAATACTGGCAGACGCACCCCTCCTGCGAAAGACGAGCAGACTACTTCTTTCCTCGGATGAAACAAAACGTAAGAGTAGATTCAATTTCATTTTGATCCGAATGAAATGTCATTTTGTATTTCTCGCGATACCATTCAGGTAGATTCATGCAAATGGAAATAATCTCGTCTTTTTGTTTTGCGGATGCCTGTTTTGATTCACAAAAACCGCTCAGCCATTTTTTGTGCAGCTTTCCGACACGCTGCTCGGTAACAATTATTCCGAATTGCTCGAATAAAGCACGTATCAGTTCATGGGACGGGAAAAGAGGATGGTGAGGCTCAGTCACACGAACGATACTAGCAACAAATTCACGCTCGTTTTCGAATACAGCCCCCTCGATTACAAGCATTTTTCCACCAGTTTTCAATACGCGATGCATCTCACGAAAAGCCTTATCGGGATTGACAAAATTTTGTAAAAGATTTCGACAGAGTACAAGATCAAATGATTTATCTAAAAATGGAAGATTTTCCCCATCTCCAACAACCAATTTGAACGATGGATGTGTCCTTTTGCATTCTGCTATCATTTCCTTTGAAATATCAACCCCCGTTAAATTTTTTATTTTAAGAAAATTCTCAAAATCTCCCTTTCCGATTCCAACGTCCAATGCAACTTCGTCTCCTGAAATATTTGCAAACTCAATAAGTTCAGTGTTGAATTCAATGTTTTTAACCCAAACTTTGCTATCCCACGTCTTCGCAATTCGATCATAGGTGCGCTGAGTTTCCTCTTTTATCATAAACAATAAATGGCTAAATGCTATAAAAAAGATCAGGATAGATGGTTAGTACCCTTTCCCGTGGGCGCGAGTAATATACCGGTTTTCGACCAGCCAGGGGGGAAGGTCTTTTACACTGGGAATGAGATGCTGAGGGTTCAAGCCGTGTTTGGTGAACATGGCTTTCGAATGGAAACCGGAGAGCACCCCGCAGAAATCGATGTTGTTTCCCCGCGCCGCGAAATAATCCACCGTGAGATCCCCCACATATAGTACTTCGTGCTTCCGAATCCTCTCTTTCTTCAATTCGAACAGCACCTCATCGAAAACCCGCGCGTCGGGCTTCTTGAAGCGCGTGCTCTGCTCGCCGAAAACGAAGAGGAAATTTTTGGGGTTCAACGCGGTATGAGAAATGCGTTCCCACAATTGGTCCGTGGGCTTGTTGGAAAGAATGGCCGTTTCAATGTGGTGCTCGCGGAGAAAATTAAGCGTATCCAAGGCGCCCGGGATGAGGGGATAACGGGTTCCCTTCCTAATCTCATGGTATTTGGCAATGAAGGCGTTCACGTCGTAATGGGGAAATAATGCCACCACCATCGTGTGCCAGGGCTTTCCCCAATACCGGAGGAACATGTTGAAAGAGGGCTTGGGCAGCCCTAACGCACGGGCGGTGCGGCAGTGGTTCTGGAAGGATACCATCCCGCTTTTTACCAGCGTATCGTCGAAATCGAATATGACCGCCTTGAGCATGCTCCAGGCAGGTACAAGGGCATTAAAACCCTTTTCGGGATAAATTCCCTTGAAATAGGCCTACCGCGGGATTGACGAAAGGAAATCCATCAAGGTGGGCCGTCGCCCTCAAGGGGCGAAACCCTTGCGGGGGTGGCAGAACGGTTATGCGCCGGCCTGCAGAGCCGGAAAACCGAGTTCAACTCTCGGCCCCCGCTTAGGGTTCCACGTTAAAACGCGGTGAAAATAGTCGAAAACCGCGCTTCAACTGGGAATCAGAATAACGGTCCCCGCTTCGAGTTACGAGTTAAAGTGCGGTAAAATAAAGTAAGAACACCGCACTTCAACACGGAATTCAAATAGCGGCTCCCGCTTGGGTCTTCGCGTTGAAGCGCGCACCAACTGGATTTAAAGAACTTGGAAAAGCCAAGGTGCGTGATCCACATGGAAGACCATTTGTACAAGCGTCCACATAGTTTCGAGCTGCTTCGATCTCGAATTTGGCCAGATGAATTCCCATACAATGGGGCCAGTTACCGAGAACGACGTGTATATACTTTGACACCCGCGAATCGGCTACTCCTTCGCCGCTATCTTGTCAATCTGGAAAACCAGAACTATGGACTTAACCGCAAGTACCGTCTCATCGAGATTATGGCAGTTTTAGGAGAAATGTTTTGTAGAGACTTCGAGTCCGCAACGAAAGATGACATACAAGGCCAAGAAGGGTTAGTGTCCAAGATTATGCACAAATGGACCAATGACACTACAAAAGAGATGTATATCCAAGGCCTAAAACAATTTTACAAATGGTTCGGACAAACCACGGAGTACCCTGAAGTAGTGAAAGGAATTAAATTTCAAAAAAAGAAAGGAAAGAAGTTGCTCGATATTCCAACCGAGGAAAAAATAGCCGAATTAATTCAAGCTGCTGGAAATCCGATGCACAAGGCAATGATTTCAACTATCTATAGTTCAGCTGGAAGAATAGGTGAAATCGCACGGCTGCAAGTCAAGGATGTAATATTCCAGGATGATGAAGCAGTGATCCATATTCTGCATAGTAAAACAGAGGAGCGGCAGGTTCTGCTCGTAGACTCAACCGTTCAACTTCTTCGCGAAGCATTACTCTATCATCCCCATCGGGACAAAGAAGACTTTCAAGATAGACTACTTTTTGTAAGCGTGGCACCATCTTCATATGGTAAGCCGTTTGGATATGCGGCTATTGTAAAAATACTTAAGCAATGTGCTGAGAAAGTCCGCATCAAAGGATTGCATCCTCATTTGTTACGCCATGCGAGAGCCACCCATTTAATTCAACGAGGACTAAATGAAATGCAGCTGAAGGTAGTTCTGGGCCATTCTTATTCCAGTCGCGCAACGGCAGTTTATCTCCACCTTAGTGGAAAAGATACCTATGATGCAATTCGAACAGTAAATGGAAAAAAGAGAATCACAGAAGAAAAACAAAATCCATTACTTGGAAAAAAATGCGATATCTGTGCAACCAACAATACCTTCGAAGACAAAGTGTGTCGAAAATGTCAGCGGCCTCTTGGCGTCCTGGAGAGAATGGAATACAAAGATCAAATGAAAACATTGCAGGAACATATTTTGCAAATGGAGCAGCTAAATAATGAAAGAATGAGCAAGATGGAGAAAGCATACGATATGTTGCTTCAGGCCATTCTAAAACAAAGGGAGGCAACGATCCATCAGGTGTAATCGCTATAGCAACGGTATGAAGAATTACATCCTTTGAGGATGGTACAACTGTATTCATCCCCATTCTTGCATGCAATATCACAG of Candidatus Diapherotrites archaeon contains these proteins:
- a CDS encoding DNA repair exonuclease, which codes for MRIAIVSDTHLGYARGTSRGEDAFAGFRQAVEGIIQEKPDVILHPGDLFDHKIPEQEVWDECFTLFRILQRAPSPENISITHFPREGDANAFSFQGIPVIAIAGTHEYRAKGLTNALHVLHTGNFLVCLHASHVEVEKKGPGGETEKVAIHGMPGIPEKRALEALKLYNPQPKAGMPNLLVLHQSIKEFLPSKDDMVATIGLEDLPSGFDLLVNGHLHWTSLTEWGGKRLIIPGSTVFTQMKRLEGQKEKGWYLYDTRTRELVFHRLPEQRKLYYHCLKFKDARPENILKRCREIISKDLTSHVGLLPLYRIKLKGTLAKGYSQADVDLGKVLLEFSGKALFSPAKRFNGSPFVFKVEELRALHASKRSIAQMGLGLLEQNVNQTNAKDRMDVKTLFELLEDKQNLERIVAQLEQGELIQAPDPGNAPILPSKIVEPQQRLS
- a CDS encoding methyltransferase domain-containing protein translates to MIKEETQRTYDRIAKTWDSKVWVKNIEFNTELIEFANISGDEVALDVGIGKGDFENFLKIKNLTGVDISKEMIAECKRTHPSFKLVVGDGENLPFLDKSFDLVLCRNLLQNFVNPDKAFREMHRVLKTGGKMLVIEGAVFENEREFVASIVRVTEPHHPLFPSHELIRALFEQFGIIVTEQRVGKLHKKWLSGFCESKQASAKQKDEIISICMNLPEWYREKYKMTFHSDQNEIESTLTFCFIRGKK
- a CDS encoding HAD family hydrolase; protein product: MLKAVIFDFDDTLVKSGMVSFQNHCRTARALGLPKPSFNMFLRYWGKPWHTMVVALFPHYDVNAFIAKYHEIRKGTRYPLIPGALDTLNFLREHHIETAILSNKPTDQLWERISHTALNPKNFLFVFGEQSTRFKKPDARVFDEVLFELKKERIRKHEVLYVGDLTVDYFAARGNNIDFCGVLSGFHSKAMFTKHGLNPQHLIPSVKDLPPWLVENRYITRAHGKGY
- a CDS encoding tyrosine-type recombinase/integrase, with translation MEDHLYKRPHSFELLRSRIWPDEFPYNGASYRERRVYTLTPANRLLLRRYLVNLENQNYGLNRKYRLIEIMAVLGEMFCRDFESATKDDIQGQEGLVSKIMHKWTNDTTKEMYIQGLKQFYKWFGQTTEYPEVVKGIKFQKKKGKKLLDIPTEEKIAELIQAAGNPMHKAMISTIYSSAGRIGEIARLQVKDVIFQDDEAVIHILHSKTEERQVLLVDSTVQLLREALLYHPHRDKEDFQDRLLFVSVAPSSYGKPFGYAAIVKILKQCAEKVRIKGLHPHLLRHARATHLIQRGLNEMQLKVVLGHSYSSRATAVYLHLSGKDTYDAIRTVNGKKRITEEKQNPLLGKKCDICATNNTFEDKVCRKCQRPLGVLERMEYKDQMKTLQEHILQMEQLNNERMSKMEKAYDMLLQAILKQREATIHQV